A stretch of Corvus hawaiiensis isolate bCorHaw1 chromosome 8, bCorHaw1.pri.cur, whole genome shotgun sequence DNA encodes these proteins:
- the NKX1-2 gene encoding NK1 transcription factor-related protein 2, with translation MEGGARCAPAEPARRGGGAGAACQWLRCPLLCPHPAAGPSASPADPPPRRSLRAASAERAARERPGSAPGAALRRLRAGSQQVSGKRGGWGGMPECPDRGAKAAPIHHKISFSILDILDPQKFSRRREPAAGSWGSAPRSGEREKSLGRVEVGKDAAAPGSGRNKLEAHDVHAPPESGAEDAGQERDEEDPSGDGTGTGSPPGPEEPGSPRSARRRRAEPGCGKPRRARTAFTYEQLVALENKFRATRYLSVCERLSLALSLSLTETQVKIWFQNRRTKWKKQHPGADGAAPAASPAAAAGGGSPSPPGPAALPFQTFPSYAAANVLVPPAAPFPLGAGPVAPFLSPAYLGPFYAPHL, from the exons atggagggaggcgCCCGCTGCGCCCCCGCGGAGCCAgcgcggcggggagggggcgcgggggcggcgTGCCAATGGCTGCGCTGccccctcctctgcccccaccccgccgccggcccctcCGCCTCCCCGGCCGACCCTCCTCCCCGCCGCTCACTCCGCGCCGCCAGCGCCGAGCGTGCGGCTCGGGAGCGGCCCGGCTCCGCGCCcggcgctgcgctccgccggctccgcgcTGGGAGCCAGCAGGTCTCCGGGAAGCGCGGAGGGTGGGGTGGGATGCCGGAATGCCCGGACCGCGGGGCCAAGGCGGCCCCCATCCATCATAAAATCTCCTTCTCCATCTTAGACATCCTGGATCCCCAGAAATTCAGCAGAAGACGCGAACCGGCCGCGGGGAGCTGGGGCAGCGCCCCCCGCTCGGGCGAGCGGGAGAAAAGTTTGGGAAGAGTTGAAGTAGGAAAGGACGCTGCTGCTCCCGGCAGCGGGAGGAATAAACTAGAGGCACATG ATGTGCACGCCCCGCCGGAGAGCGGCGCCGAGGACGCGGGGCAGGAGCGCGACGAGGAGGACCCGAGCGGGGACGGGACCGGCACCGGGAGCCCGCCCGGGCCGGAGGAGCCGGGCTCGCCGCGGAgcgcccggcggcggcgggcagAGCCGGGCTGCGGGAAGCCGCGGCGGGCGCGCACCGCCTTCACCTACGAGCAGCTGGTGGCCCTGGAGAACAAGTTCCGAGCCACGCGGTACCTGTCGGTCTGCGAGCGCCTCAGCCTGGCGCTGTCCCTCAGCCTCACCGAGACGCAGGTGAAGATCTGGTTCCAGAACCGCCGCACCAAGTGGAAGAAGCAGCACCCGGGCGCCGACGGGGCGGCCCCCGCAGCAtcccccgcggcggcggcgggcggcggcagccccagcccgccgggccccgccgctctGCCCTTCCAGACTTTCCCTTCCTACGCCGCCGCCAACGTGCTGGTGCCGCCGGCCGCCCCCTTCCCGCTGGGCGCTGGCCCCGTCGCGCCCTTCCTGAGCCCCGCGTACCTCGGTCCGTTCTACGCCCCGCACCTCTGA